A section of the Drosophila subobscura isolate 14011-0131.10 chromosome A, UCBerk_Dsub_1.0, whole genome shotgun sequence genome encodes:
- the LOC117889922 gene encoding uncharacterized protein LOC117889922 isoform X2, with amino-acid sequence MNSNSCSDSSNDSMANPLQMNFGQPQMQMQMQSLQQERYVWEMRTRSPNVTPASTVLNSPDLNAELPYAPLQGQSPGQLSMGYGETGGQMSSSYYYQRPHLHQIRVGRSPGSQFDAHESSLPQGRASPGSPTDVGKADGQCLRDGEIVVFDDIDTNWMNKAASALRSDSQEDILKVTKMIGQLPIAEYEGSPRRFGNQPATVPAAATSMASNSGSRKRPPGFPQRVSPTTSGSGVAGKASSGNLIDLNDHEEDSRMAAAAREKTPAFDYLYEFSETRKVLEEFFKANPDDEKRFADYTTESGDDVPNAQQQQHQQQQQEYPATTPMEQAYIGQRLARIPKEELYMVHRSPSKKQPPSENSVCVPIVYQEQHNDIELYIDSNSRSSGDLADTELEANLRRHSRNFTLSPETTDYDSNCGDLDSLSNDINCPTDYGKLYTSMPVLEDGLSSGHASDTENNVSVVCDKQQQQQQQQQPQQQPVHEHNGNANGPINGERLENEYNNSASLATVTTDASQSALISDFASLPMPMPPPPPLPLPCTPPQIELPDTNSDEQSMQAEQATAAAVAVESDCCSIEQSHYGAVYEAGSAVQQSATAAVEIQEAMKEIRTALQRAKTQPDKLKFCDEVLPTEPESPVWVPRKCEAAAIGIATAMPATAAQEEEPDTDLETDRLLGQQRHEEQDFFSDLSQEPDSNANEGTEIASNGHLNGGCIDNNNPKPQTYSSATIRQGIGTSLTPNSPDICQIVGTADITISGSPEKLQFTKSPTGSIKSLKDSANSDKKAKSRNKEGLLEPKVLIEGVLFRAKYLGSTQLVCEGQPTKSTRMMQAEEAVSRIKALAPEGESQPSTEVDLFISTEKIMVLNTDLKEIMMDHALRTISYIADIGDLVVLMARRRFVPNSLGDSNPSPSPNPLGDVSNPTVTVSVSASEAADSSPPKEPLQALHSKHNRTPKMICHVFESDEAQFIAQSIGQAFQVAYMEFLKANGIENENLAKEMDYQEVLNSQEIFGDELEIFAKKELQKEVVVPKAKGEILGVVIVESGWGSMLPTVVIANLMSTGAAARCGQLNIGDQLIAINGMSLVGLPLSTCQSYIRNAKNQTAVKFTVVPCPPVVEVKILRPKALFQLGFSVQNGVICSLLRGGIAERGGVRVGHRIIEINNQSVVAVPHDTIVKLLSSSVGEILMKTMPTSMFRLLTGQETPIYI; translated from the exons ATGAATTCAAATTcctgcagcgacagcagcaacgatTCGATGGCCAATCCGCTGCAAATGAACTTTGGACAGccgcagatgcagatgcagatgcagtcgctgcagcaggagcgcTATGTGTGGGAGATGCGAACTCGCAGCCCGAATGTGACGCCTGCCAGCACAGTGCTTAACTCACCGGACCTGAATGCCGAGCTGCCGTATGCGCCGCTGCAGGGCCAGTCGCCGGGACAGTTGTCCATGGGTTATGGGGAAACTGGCGGACAGATGTCATCCTCCTACTACTACCAGCGGCCGCATCTCCATCAGATACGTGTCGGACGTAGTCCGGGCAGCCAGTTCGATGCCCACGAATCATCCCTGCCACAG GGTCGTGCCAGTCCCGGTTCGCCAACGGATGTGGGCAAGGCCGATGGCCAGTGCCTGAGGGATGGGGAGATTGTTGTATTCGACGACATTGACACAAACTGGATGAACAAGGCCGCATCGGCGTTGCGCTCAGACAGCCAGGAGGATATACTGAAGGTAACCAAAATGATTGGCCAGCTGCCCATAGCCGAGTACGAGGGATCGCCGCGTCGGTTTGGCAACCAGCCGGCGACagtgccagcggcagcaacgaGCATGGCATCGAATAGCGGCTCACGCAAACGTCCGCCAGGCTTTCCACAGCGCGTCTCGCCCACCACGAGCGGCAGCGGTGTGGCCGGCAAGGCATCGTCGGGCAATCTGATAGATCTGAATGATCACGAGGAGGACAGCAGgatggcggcagcagcaagagagaaaACACCAGCATTCGATTATTTATACGAGTTCTCGGAGACGCGCAAGGTGCTGGAGGAGTTCTTCAAGGCCAATCCCGATGATGAGAAACGTTTCGCGGACTACACCACAGAGAGCGGCGATGATGTGCCCAATGCG cagcagcagcagcaccagcagcagcaacaggaataTCCGGCAACGACACCCATGGAGCAAGCGTACATTGGCCAGCGGCTGGCTAGGATACCCAAAGAAGAGCTTTATATGGTACATCGTTCGCCCAGCAAGAAGCAG CCACCCAGCGAGAACAGTGTCTGTGTGCCGATTGTGTACCAGGAGCAGCACAACGATATTGAGCTGTATATCGATTCGAATAGCCGCAGCAGCGGTGATCTGGCGGATACCGAACTGGAGGCGAATCTGCGGCGACATTCGCGCAACTTTACCCTCTCGCCGGAGACAACGGACTACGATTCGAACTGCGGCGATCTGGATAGCCTGTCGAATGACATCAACTGCCCCACAGACTATGGCAAGCTGTACACGAGCATGCCCGTGCTGGAGGATGGCCTTAGCAGTGGCCATGCCTCCGATACGGAGAACAATGTGTCTGTTGTTTGTgacaagcaacagcagcagcagcagcagcagcaaccacaacagcagcccGTCCACGAGCACAATGGCAATGCTAATGGCCCGATAAATGGTGAACGACTGGAGAACGAATATAACAACAGTGCCAGCCTGGCGACTGTCACAACGGATGCCTCGCAATCGGCGCTGATAAGTGACTTTGCCTCGCTGCCAATGCcgatgccaccgccaccgccactgccactgccctgcaCACCGCCGCAAATTGAACTGCCAGACACGAACAGTGACGAACAGTCCATGCAGGCCGAGCaggccacagcagccgccgtAGCAGTGGAAAGCGATTGCTGCTCCATCGAGCAATCCCATTATGGTGCAGTCTATGAAGCAGGCAGTGCCGTCCAGCAGTCGGCCACTGCGGCGGTAGAGATCCAGGAGGCAATGAAGGAGATACGCACGGCCCTGCAGCGGGCCAAGACACAGCCGGATAAGCTCAAGTTTTGCGACGAAGTGCTGCCAACCGAGCCGGAGTCCCCCGTGTGGGTGCCGCGCAAATGTGAGGCGGCAGCAATTGgaatagcaacagcaatgccAGCCACAGCGGCGCAGGAAGAGGAGCCGGATACCGATCTGGAAACGGATCGATTACTgggccagcagcggcacgaGGAGCAGGATTTTTTTTCCGATCTG TCTCAGGAGCCAGATAGCAATGCCAATGAGGGTACGGAAATAGCCAGCAATGGGCATCTGAACGGCGGCTGCATTGACAACAATAATCCGAAGCCGCAGACCTATTCGTCGGCCACCATACGGCAGGGTATCGGCACCTCTCTGACGCCCAATTCGCCGGACATTTGCCAGATTGTGGGCACGGCGGACATAACGATCAGCGGTTCACCGGAGAAGCTGCAGTTCACCAAGAGTCCGACGGGATCCATTAAGTCGCTCAAAGACTCGGCAAATAGCGATAAGAAGGCAAAGTCGCGTAACAAGGAGG GTCTATTGGAACCCAAAGTTCTCATCGAGGGCGTGCTCTTCCGAGCCAAGTATCTGGGATCGACGCAGCTCGTATGCGAGGGCCAGCCCACGAAGTCAACGCGCATGATGCAGGCCGAAGAGGCTGTCTCGCGGATCAAG GCTTTG GCACCCGAGGGCGAGAGCCAGCCGAGCACGGAGGTGGACCTGTTCATATCAACCGAGAAGATAATGGTGCTAAACACAGACCTCAAGGAGATCATGATGGATCATGCCCTGCGCACCATTTCTTACATTGCCGACATCGGGGATCTGGTGGTGCTGATGGCCCGTCGCCGGTTCGTGCCCAACAGCTTGGGCGATTCAAATCCTAGCCCCAGTCCAAATCCGCTTGGAGATGTGTCCAATCCGACGGTgacggtgtcggtgtcggccAGCGAGGCAGCTGACTCCTCGCCACCAAAGGAACCCTTACAGGCGCTGCACAGCAAGCACAATCGCACACCGAAGATGATCTGCCATGTGTTCGAGAGCGATGAGGCTCAGTTCATAGCCCAGTCGATTGGCCAGGCCTTCCAGGTGGCCTACATGGAGTTCCTCAAGGCCAATGGCATCGAGAACGAGAATCTGGCCAAGGAGATGGATTACCAGGAGGTGCTCAACAGTCAGGAGATCTTCGGCGATGAGCTCGAGATATTCGCCAAGAAGGAGCTCCAGAAGGAGGTTGTCGTACCCAAGGCCAAGGGCGAAATTCTTGGCGTTGTCATCGTCGAATCGGGCTGGGGCTCCATGCTGCCCACGGTCGTGATTGCCAATCTAATGTCCACCGGGGCCGCAGCCCGTTGCGGCCAGCTGAACATTGGCGACCAGCTGATAGCCATTAATGGCATGAGCCTAGTCGGTCTGCCGCTCTCCACCTGCCAGAGCTACATACGCAATGCCAAGAATCAAACTGCCGTCAAGTTCACCGTTGTGCCCTGTCCCCCAGTCGTTGAGGTTAAAATACTGCGGCCCAAGGCCCTCTTCCAGTTGGGTTTCAGTGTCCAGAATGGCGTG ATCTGCAGTCTGCTGCGCGGTGGAATTGCCGAGCGCGGCGGTGTCCGTGTGGGTCATCGCATCATCGAGATTAACAATCAGAGTGTTGTGGCCGTACCCCATGATACCATTGTCAAGCTCCTGTCATCATCTGTGGGCGAG ATCCTTATGAAGACCATGCCCACGTCCATGTTTCGTTTGCTCACTGGCCAAGAGACGCCTatctatatataa
- the LOC117889922 gene encoding uncharacterized protein LOC117889922 isoform X1 — MNSNSCSDSSNDSMANPLQMNFGQPQMQMQMQSLQQERYVWEMRTRSPNVTPASTVLNSPDLNAELPYAPLQGQSPGQLSMGYGETGGQMSSSYYYQRPHLHQIRVGRSPGSQFDAHESSLPQGRASPGSPTDVGKADGQCLRDGEIVVFDDIDTNWMNKAASALRSDSQEDILKVTKMIGQLPIAEYEGSPRRFGNQPATVPAAATSMASNSGSRKRPPGFPQRVSPTTSGSGVAGKASSGNLIDLNDHEEDSRMAAAAREKTPAFDYLYEFSETRKVLEEFFKANPDDEKRFADYTTESGDDVPNAQQQQHQQQQQEYPATTPMEQAYIGQRLARIPKEELYMVHRSPSKKQQPPSENSVCVPIVYQEQHNDIELYIDSNSRSSGDLADTELEANLRRHSRNFTLSPETTDYDSNCGDLDSLSNDINCPTDYGKLYTSMPVLEDGLSSGHASDTENNVSVVCDKQQQQQQQQQPQQQPVHEHNGNANGPINGERLENEYNNSASLATVTTDASQSALISDFASLPMPMPPPPPLPLPCTPPQIELPDTNSDEQSMQAEQATAAAVAVESDCCSIEQSHYGAVYEAGSAVQQSATAAVEIQEAMKEIRTALQRAKTQPDKLKFCDEVLPTEPESPVWVPRKCEAAAIGIATAMPATAAQEEEPDTDLETDRLLGQQRHEEQDFFSDLSQEPDSNANEGTEIASNGHLNGGCIDNNNPKPQTYSSATIRQGIGTSLTPNSPDICQIVGTADITISGSPEKLQFTKSPTGSIKSLKDSANSDKKAKSRNKEGLLEPKVLIEGVLFRAKYLGSTQLVCEGQPTKSTRMMQAEEAVSRIKALAPEGESQPSTEVDLFISTEKIMVLNTDLKEIMMDHALRTISYIADIGDLVVLMARRRFVPNSLGDSNPSPSPNPLGDVSNPTVTVSVSASEAADSSPPKEPLQALHSKHNRTPKMICHVFESDEAQFIAQSIGQAFQVAYMEFLKANGIENENLAKEMDYQEVLNSQEIFGDELEIFAKKELQKEVVVPKAKGEILGVVIVESGWGSMLPTVVIANLMSTGAAARCGQLNIGDQLIAINGMSLVGLPLSTCQSYIRNAKNQTAVKFTVVPCPPVVEVKILRPKALFQLGFSVQNGVICSLLRGGIAERGGVRVGHRIIEINNQSVVAVPHDTIVKLLSSSVGEILMKTMPTSMFRLLTGQETPIYI, encoded by the exons ATGAATTCAAATTcctgcagcgacagcagcaacgatTCGATGGCCAATCCGCTGCAAATGAACTTTGGACAGccgcagatgcagatgcagatgcagtcgctgcagcaggagcgcTATGTGTGGGAGATGCGAACTCGCAGCCCGAATGTGACGCCTGCCAGCACAGTGCTTAACTCACCGGACCTGAATGCCGAGCTGCCGTATGCGCCGCTGCAGGGCCAGTCGCCGGGACAGTTGTCCATGGGTTATGGGGAAACTGGCGGACAGATGTCATCCTCCTACTACTACCAGCGGCCGCATCTCCATCAGATACGTGTCGGACGTAGTCCGGGCAGCCAGTTCGATGCCCACGAATCATCCCTGCCACAG GGTCGTGCCAGTCCCGGTTCGCCAACGGATGTGGGCAAGGCCGATGGCCAGTGCCTGAGGGATGGGGAGATTGTTGTATTCGACGACATTGACACAAACTGGATGAACAAGGCCGCATCGGCGTTGCGCTCAGACAGCCAGGAGGATATACTGAAGGTAACCAAAATGATTGGCCAGCTGCCCATAGCCGAGTACGAGGGATCGCCGCGTCGGTTTGGCAACCAGCCGGCGACagtgccagcggcagcaacgaGCATGGCATCGAATAGCGGCTCACGCAAACGTCCGCCAGGCTTTCCACAGCGCGTCTCGCCCACCACGAGCGGCAGCGGTGTGGCCGGCAAGGCATCGTCGGGCAATCTGATAGATCTGAATGATCACGAGGAGGACAGCAGgatggcggcagcagcaagagagaaaACACCAGCATTCGATTATTTATACGAGTTCTCGGAGACGCGCAAGGTGCTGGAGGAGTTCTTCAAGGCCAATCCCGATGATGAGAAACGTTTCGCGGACTACACCACAGAGAGCGGCGATGATGTGCCCAATGCG cagcagcagcagcaccagcagcagcaacaggaataTCCGGCAACGACACCCATGGAGCAAGCGTACATTGGCCAGCGGCTGGCTAGGATACCCAAAGAAGAGCTTTATATGGTACATCGTTCGCCCAGCAAGAAGCAG CAGCCACCCAGCGAGAACAGTGTCTGTGTGCCGATTGTGTACCAGGAGCAGCACAACGATATTGAGCTGTATATCGATTCGAATAGCCGCAGCAGCGGTGATCTGGCGGATACCGAACTGGAGGCGAATCTGCGGCGACATTCGCGCAACTTTACCCTCTCGCCGGAGACAACGGACTACGATTCGAACTGCGGCGATCTGGATAGCCTGTCGAATGACATCAACTGCCCCACAGACTATGGCAAGCTGTACACGAGCATGCCCGTGCTGGAGGATGGCCTTAGCAGTGGCCATGCCTCCGATACGGAGAACAATGTGTCTGTTGTTTGTgacaagcaacagcagcagcagcagcagcagcaaccacaacagcagcccGTCCACGAGCACAATGGCAATGCTAATGGCCCGATAAATGGTGAACGACTGGAGAACGAATATAACAACAGTGCCAGCCTGGCGACTGTCACAACGGATGCCTCGCAATCGGCGCTGATAAGTGACTTTGCCTCGCTGCCAATGCcgatgccaccgccaccgccactgccactgccctgcaCACCGCCGCAAATTGAACTGCCAGACACGAACAGTGACGAACAGTCCATGCAGGCCGAGCaggccacagcagccgccgtAGCAGTGGAAAGCGATTGCTGCTCCATCGAGCAATCCCATTATGGTGCAGTCTATGAAGCAGGCAGTGCCGTCCAGCAGTCGGCCACTGCGGCGGTAGAGATCCAGGAGGCAATGAAGGAGATACGCACGGCCCTGCAGCGGGCCAAGACACAGCCGGATAAGCTCAAGTTTTGCGACGAAGTGCTGCCAACCGAGCCGGAGTCCCCCGTGTGGGTGCCGCGCAAATGTGAGGCGGCAGCAATTGgaatagcaacagcaatgccAGCCACAGCGGCGCAGGAAGAGGAGCCGGATACCGATCTGGAAACGGATCGATTACTgggccagcagcggcacgaGGAGCAGGATTTTTTTTCCGATCTG TCTCAGGAGCCAGATAGCAATGCCAATGAGGGTACGGAAATAGCCAGCAATGGGCATCTGAACGGCGGCTGCATTGACAACAATAATCCGAAGCCGCAGACCTATTCGTCGGCCACCATACGGCAGGGTATCGGCACCTCTCTGACGCCCAATTCGCCGGACATTTGCCAGATTGTGGGCACGGCGGACATAACGATCAGCGGTTCACCGGAGAAGCTGCAGTTCACCAAGAGTCCGACGGGATCCATTAAGTCGCTCAAAGACTCGGCAAATAGCGATAAGAAGGCAAAGTCGCGTAACAAGGAGG GTCTATTGGAACCCAAAGTTCTCATCGAGGGCGTGCTCTTCCGAGCCAAGTATCTGGGATCGACGCAGCTCGTATGCGAGGGCCAGCCCACGAAGTCAACGCGCATGATGCAGGCCGAAGAGGCTGTCTCGCGGATCAAG GCTTTG GCACCCGAGGGCGAGAGCCAGCCGAGCACGGAGGTGGACCTGTTCATATCAACCGAGAAGATAATGGTGCTAAACACAGACCTCAAGGAGATCATGATGGATCATGCCCTGCGCACCATTTCTTACATTGCCGACATCGGGGATCTGGTGGTGCTGATGGCCCGTCGCCGGTTCGTGCCCAACAGCTTGGGCGATTCAAATCCTAGCCCCAGTCCAAATCCGCTTGGAGATGTGTCCAATCCGACGGTgacggtgtcggtgtcggccAGCGAGGCAGCTGACTCCTCGCCACCAAAGGAACCCTTACAGGCGCTGCACAGCAAGCACAATCGCACACCGAAGATGATCTGCCATGTGTTCGAGAGCGATGAGGCTCAGTTCATAGCCCAGTCGATTGGCCAGGCCTTCCAGGTGGCCTACATGGAGTTCCTCAAGGCCAATGGCATCGAGAACGAGAATCTGGCCAAGGAGATGGATTACCAGGAGGTGCTCAACAGTCAGGAGATCTTCGGCGATGAGCTCGAGATATTCGCCAAGAAGGAGCTCCAGAAGGAGGTTGTCGTACCCAAGGCCAAGGGCGAAATTCTTGGCGTTGTCATCGTCGAATCGGGCTGGGGCTCCATGCTGCCCACGGTCGTGATTGCCAATCTAATGTCCACCGGGGCCGCAGCCCGTTGCGGCCAGCTGAACATTGGCGACCAGCTGATAGCCATTAATGGCATGAGCCTAGTCGGTCTGCCGCTCTCCACCTGCCAGAGCTACATACGCAATGCCAAGAATCAAACTGCCGTCAAGTTCACCGTTGTGCCCTGTCCCCCAGTCGTTGAGGTTAAAATACTGCGGCCCAAGGCCCTCTTCCAGTTGGGTTTCAGTGTCCAGAATGGCGTG ATCTGCAGTCTGCTGCGCGGTGGAATTGCCGAGCGCGGCGGTGTCCGTGTGGGTCATCGCATCATCGAGATTAACAATCAGAGTGTTGTGGCCGTACCCCATGATACCATTGTCAAGCTCCTGTCATCATCTGTGGGCGAG ATCCTTATGAAGACCATGCCCACGTCCATGTTTCGTTTGCTCACTGGCCAAGAGACGCCTatctatatataa
- the LOC117889922 gene encoding uncharacterized protein LOC117889922 isoform X6, translating to MNSNSCSDSSNDSMANPLQMNFGQPQMQMQMQSLQQERYVWEMRTRSPNVTPASTVLNSPDLNAELPYAPLQGQSPGQLSMGYGETGGQMSSSYYYQRPHLHQIRVGRSPGSQFDAHESSLPQGRASPGSPTDVGKADGQCLRDGEIVVFDDIDTNWMNKAASALRSDSQEDILKVTKMIGQLPIAEYEGSPRRFGNQPATVPAAATSMASNSGSRKRPPGFPQRVSPTTSGSGVAGKASSGNLIDLNDHEEDSRMAAAAREKTPAFDYLYEFSETRKVLEEFFKANPDDEKRFADYTTESGDDVPNAQQQQPQQQPVHEHNGNANGPINGERLENEYNNSASLATVTTDASQSALISDFASLPMPMPPPPPLPLPCTPPQIELPDTNSDEQSMQAEQATAAAVAVESDCCSIEQSHYGAVYEAGSAVQQSATAAVEIQEAMKEIRTALQRAKTQPDKLKFCDEVLPTEPESPVWVPRKCEAAAIGIATAMPATAAQEEEPDTDLETDRLLGQQRHEEQDFFSDLSQEPDSNANEGTEIASNGHLNGGCIDNNNPKPQTYSSATIRQGIGTSLTPNSPDICQIVGTADITISGSPEKLQFTKSPTGSIKSLKDSANSDKKAKSRNKEGLLEPKVLIEGVLFRAKYLGSTQLVCEGQPTKSTRMMQAEEAVSRIKALAPEGESQPSTEVDLFISTEKIMVLNTDLKEIMMDHALRTISYIADIGDLVVLMARRRFVPNSLGDSNPSPSPNPLGDVSNPTVTVSVSASEAADSSPPKEPLQALHSKHNRTPKMICHVFESDEAQFIAQSIGQAFQVAYMEFLKANGIENENLAKEMDYQEVLNSQEIFGDELEIFAKKELQKEVVVPKAKGEILGVVIVESGWGSMLPTVVIANLMSTGAAARCGQLNIGDQLIAINGMSLVGLPLSTCQSYIRNAKNQTAVKFTVVPCPPVVEVKILRPKALFQLGFSVQNGVICSLLRGGIAERGGVRVGHRIIEINNQSVVAVPHDTIVKLLSSSVGEILMKTMPTSMFRLLTGQETPIYI from the exons ATGAATTCAAATTcctgcagcgacagcagcaacgatTCGATGGCCAATCCGCTGCAAATGAACTTTGGACAGccgcagatgcagatgcagatgcagtcgctgcagcaggagcgcTATGTGTGGGAGATGCGAACTCGCAGCCCGAATGTGACGCCTGCCAGCACAGTGCTTAACTCACCGGACCTGAATGCCGAGCTGCCGTATGCGCCGCTGCAGGGCCAGTCGCCGGGACAGTTGTCCATGGGTTATGGGGAAACTGGCGGACAGATGTCATCCTCCTACTACTACCAGCGGCCGCATCTCCATCAGATACGTGTCGGACGTAGTCCGGGCAGCCAGTTCGATGCCCACGAATCATCCCTGCCACAG GGTCGTGCCAGTCCCGGTTCGCCAACGGATGTGGGCAAGGCCGATGGCCAGTGCCTGAGGGATGGGGAGATTGTTGTATTCGACGACATTGACACAAACTGGATGAACAAGGCCGCATCGGCGTTGCGCTCAGACAGCCAGGAGGATATACTGAAGGTAACCAAAATGATTGGCCAGCTGCCCATAGCCGAGTACGAGGGATCGCCGCGTCGGTTTGGCAACCAGCCGGCGACagtgccagcggcagcaacgaGCATGGCATCGAATAGCGGCTCACGCAAACGTCCGCCAGGCTTTCCACAGCGCGTCTCGCCCACCACGAGCGGCAGCGGTGTGGCCGGCAAGGCATCGTCGGGCAATCTGATAGATCTGAATGATCACGAGGAGGACAGCAGgatggcggcagcagcaagagagaaaACACCAGCATTCGATTATTTATACGAGTTCTCGGAGACGCGCAAGGTGCTGGAGGAGTTCTTCAAGGCCAATCCCGATGATGAGAAACGTTTCGCGGACTACACCACAGAGAGCGGCGATGATGTGCCCAATGCG cagcagcagcaaccacaacagcagcccGTCCACGAGCACAATGGCAATGCTAATGGCCCGATAAATGGTGAACGACTGGAGAACGAATATAACAACAGTGCCAGCCTGGCGACTGTCACAACGGATGCCTCGCAATCGGCGCTGATAAGTGACTTTGCCTCGCTGCCAATGCcgatgccaccgccaccgccactgccactgccctgcaCACCGCCGCAAATTGAACTGCCAGACACGAACAGTGACGAACAGTCCATGCAGGCCGAGCaggccacagcagccgccgtAGCAGTGGAAAGCGATTGCTGCTCCATCGAGCAATCCCATTATGGTGCAGTCTATGAAGCAGGCAGTGCCGTCCAGCAGTCGGCCACTGCGGCGGTAGAGATCCAGGAGGCAATGAAGGAGATACGCACGGCCCTGCAGCGGGCCAAGACACAGCCGGATAAGCTCAAGTTTTGCGACGAAGTGCTGCCAACCGAGCCGGAGTCCCCCGTGTGGGTGCCGCGCAAATGTGAGGCGGCAGCAATTGgaatagcaacagcaatgccAGCCACAGCGGCGCAGGAAGAGGAGCCGGATACCGATCTGGAAACGGATCGATTACTgggccagcagcggcacgaGGAGCAGGATTTTTTTTCCGATCTG TCTCAGGAGCCAGATAGCAATGCCAATGAGGGTACGGAAATAGCCAGCAATGGGCATCTGAACGGCGGCTGCATTGACAACAATAATCCGAAGCCGCAGACCTATTCGTCGGCCACCATACGGCAGGGTATCGGCACCTCTCTGACGCCCAATTCGCCGGACATTTGCCAGATTGTGGGCACGGCGGACATAACGATCAGCGGTTCACCGGAGAAGCTGCAGTTCACCAAGAGTCCGACGGGATCCATTAAGTCGCTCAAAGACTCGGCAAATAGCGATAAGAAGGCAAAGTCGCGTAACAAGGAGG GTCTATTGGAACCCAAAGTTCTCATCGAGGGCGTGCTCTTCCGAGCCAAGTATCTGGGATCGACGCAGCTCGTATGCGAGGGCCAGCCCACGAAGTCAACGCGCATGATGCAGGCCGAAGAGGCTGTCTCGCGGATCAAG GCTTTG GCACCCGAGGGCGAGAGCCAGCCGAGCACGGAGGTGGACCTGTTCATATCAACCGAGAAGATAATGGTGCTAAACACAGACCTCAAGGAGATCATGATGGATCATGCCCTGCGCACCATTTCTTACATTGCCGACATCGGGGATCTGGTGGTGCTGATGGCCCGTCGCCGGTTCGTGCCCAACAGCTTGGGCGATTCAAATCCTAGCCCCAGTCCAAATCCGCTTGGAGATGTGTCCAATCCGACGGTgacggtgtcggtgtcggccAGCGAGGCAGCTGACTCCTCGCCACCAAAGGAACCCTTACAGGCGCTGCACAGCAAGCACAATCGCACACCGAAGATGATCTGCCATGTGTTCGAGAGCGATGAGGCTCAGTTCATAGCCCAGTCGATTGGCCAGGCCTTCCAGGTGGCCTACATGGAGTTCCTCAAGGCCAATGGCATCGAGAACGAGAATCTGGCCAAGGAGATGGATTACCAGGAGGTGCTCAACAGTCAGGAGATCTTCGGCGATGAGCTCGAGATATTCGCCAAGAAGGAGCTCCAGAAGGAGGTTGTCGTACCCAAGGCCAAGGGCGAAATTCTTGGCGTTGTCATCGTCGAATCGGGCTGGGGCTCCATGCTGCCCACGGTCGTGATTGCCAATCTAATGTCCACCGGGGCCGCAGCCCGTTGCGGCCAGCTGAACATTGGCGACCAGCTGATAGCCATTAATGGCATGAGCCTAGTCGGTCTGCCGCTCTCCACCTGCCAGAGCTACATACGCAATGCCAAGAATCAAACTGCCGTCAAGTTCACCGTTGTGCCCTGTCCCCCAGTCGTTGAGGTTAAAATACTGCGGCCCAAGGCCCTCTTCCAGTTGGGTTTCAGTGTCCAGAATGGCGTG ATCTGCAGTCTGCTGCGCGGTGGAATTGCCGAGCGCGGCGGTGTCCGTGTGGGTCATCGCATCATCGAGATTAACAATCAGAGTGTTGTGGCCGTACCCCATGATACCATTGTCAAGCTCCTGTCATCATCTGTGGGCGAG ATCCTTATGAAGACCATGCCCACGTCCATGTTTCGTTTGCTCACTGGCCAAGAGACGCCTatctatatataa